In Rhinoraja longicauda isolate Sanriku21f chromosome 13, sRhiLon1.1, whole genome shotgun sequence, one genomic interval encodes:
- the rfc4 gene encoding replication factor C subunit 4, translating into MQAFLKGAGAIGTKPTREKTAAGTSGENKKQKLVPWVEKYRPKYVAEIAFQEEVVSVLKKALEGADLPNLLFYGPPGTGKTSTILAAARELFGPELYRKRVLELNASDERGIQVVREKVKNFAQLAVAGSRSDGKPAPPFKIIILDEADSMTNAAQAALRRTMERESKTTRFCLICNYISRIIEPLTSRCSKFRFKPLTDRIQEERLRDICEKENVQCNNETINMLINVSEGDLRKAITYLQCAVRLTGGKGITEQVIVEISGVVPSDLIDGLLAACHSSSFEKLEIVVTNMINEGYAATQLINQLHELIIDKEDLNDQQKSAITQKLAEVDKCLADGADEYLQIIALSAVMMQQFTQSS; encoded by the exons ATGCAAGCCTTTCTAAAAGGAGCTGGTGCTATCGGCACGAAACCAACAAGAGAAAAAACCGCAGCAGGAACCAGTGGCGAGAACAAGAAGCAAAAACTAGTTCCCTGGGTGGAGAAATA TCGACCAAAGTATGTGGCTGAAATTGCGTTTCAAGAAGAAGTTGTGTCTGTACTAAAGAAGGCCCTTGAAGGAGCTGAT CTTCCCAACCTGCTTTTTTACGGACCCCCTGGGACAGGGAAAACCTCTACAATATTGGCTGCAGCAAGAGAACTCTTTGG ACCTGAGCTGTACCGCAAGAGAGTTCTCGAGCTTAATGCTTCTGATGAACGTGGAATCCAAGTTGTGCGGGAAAAGGTGAAAAACTTTGCACAGTTGGCAGTAGCAGGATCTCGTTCAGA TGGGAAACCCGCTCCTCCATTTAAGATCATCATCCTGGATGAAGCCGACTCCATGACAAATGCTGCACAGGCTGCCCTTCGCCGCACAATGGAGAGGGAGTCAAAAACCACACGCTTTTGTCTCATCTGCAATTATATCAGCAG GATAATTGAGCCATTGACGTCTCGCTGCTCCAAATTCCGGTTTAAACCTTTGACAGACCGCATACAGGAAGAAAGGTTGCGGGACATCTGTGAGAAGGAGAATGTGCAATGTAATAATGAA ACAATCAATATGCTCATCAATGTATCAGAAGGAGACTTGAGAAAAGCGATAACTTACCTGCAATGTGCAGTAAGACTTACTGGAGGAAAAGGCATAACAGAGCAAGTCATCGTTGAAATTTCTGGA GTTGTACCATCTGATTTGATTGATGGTCTTTTGGCTGCTTGTCACAGTAGTTCATTTGAGAAGCTGGAAATCGTGGTAACG AATATGATTAATGAAGGTTATGCCGCAACACAGTTAATCAACCAGCTACATGAACTTATTATTGATAAAGAGGATCTTAACGACCAACAAAAATCAGCTATCACGCAAAAACTGGCA GAGGTTGACAAGTGCTTGGCTGATGGTGCTGATGAGTATCTGCAAATAATTGCTCTGTCTGCAGTTATGATGCAACAGTTTACACAGAGCAGTTAA
- the LOC144599451 gene encoding zinc finger protein 639-like, with translation MSDCGKRKRRKSLNPSRYSGFDSTVEDEGESSPEHCTYSNDSQDLYMSMRPINTFLKGTNKRQCGIENWSLFNDQDGKFNPYHSDQNISLSNKHQDDTTESSVSDGSERPVKSPCMGILYQHKWPLRKPSSDGLYSCEHCDFKSKYPLELKQHVILRHTDTLSNICPVCKREFLTYSLLHKHLQVHEVEEPSACQLCSHSADNPRELELHVADAHIGEYLYWCEQCDIHFSSISDLHLHLQQHDGDEEYLCQFCEYGTDDAAELHGHVLAEHTYCLMEMNDTSEDGLHGSAGFLSKVSFDRDRNFFICQSCGYRSRLYANVNRHVAIEHARFFPYVCDDCGKGFCNTAEYDKHLNLHTSQEIYLCQYCDYSTEQMANLQTHIDLGHTATLPYKCEMCMLRFANNSELVWHLAKHKQNNQQLWYQVYDN, from the exons ATGAGCGACTGCGGCaaaaggaagaggaggaagagcttAAACCCCTCGCGGTACTCAG GGTTCGACTCCACAGTTGAAGATGAAGGTGAAAGCAGTCCCGAACACTGCACCTACTCAAATGATTCACAAG ACCTTTATATGTCAATGAGACcaataaatacatttttaaaaggaACTAATAAGAGGCAATGCGGGATTGAAAACTGGAGCCTTTTTAACGACCAAGATGGAAAATTTAACCCCTACCATTCTGACCAGAATATTTCTCTCTCCAATAAACACCAAGATGATACAACAGAAAGTTCCGTTAGTGATGGTTCTGAGAGACCAGTAAAATCTCCTTGCATGGGGATTCTATACCAACACAAGTGGCCTCTGCGGAAACCATCCAGCGATGGACTCTACAGCTGTGAGCATTGTGATTTTAAAAGCAAGTACCCGCTGGAGCTGAAGCAACACGTTATTCTCAGGCACACGGACACTCTGTCTAACATCTGCCCTGTCTGCAAGCGTGAATTCCTAACATACAGTCTGCTCCATAAGCACCTGCAGGTCCACGAGGTGGAAGAGCCAAGTGCTTGTCAGCTCTGCAGCCACAGTGCTGACaacccaagggagctggagtTGCATGTGGCAGACGCCCACATCGGTGAGTATCTATACTGGTGTGAGCAGTGCGACATTCACTTCAGCAGTATCAGCGACCTCCACCTTCACCTGCAGCAGCATGATGGCGATGAGGAATACCTCTGCCAGTTCTGTGAGTATGGCACGGACGATGCCGCTGAGCTGCACGGCCATGTCCTTGCTGAACATACTTACTGCCTCATGGAGATGAATGATACCTCTGAAGATGGACTTCATGGATCAGCGGGTTTTCTGAGCAAAGTGAGCTTTGACCGGGACCGTAATTTCTTTATATGTCAGTCCTGTGGCTACAGGAGCCGGCTGTATGCCAATGTTAACAGGCACGTGGCGATTGAACATGCCCGTTTCTTTCCGTACGTGTGCGATGATTGTGGGAAGGGGTTTTGCAACACCGCTGAATATGACAAACACTTGAACTTGCACACATCTCAGGAGATCTATTTGTGTCAGTACTGTGATTACTCGACGGAGCAAATGGCAAACCTCCAAACACACATAGACTTGGGCCACACCGCAACTCTCCCATACAAATGTGAGATGTGCATGCTGAGATTTGCAAACAACAGCGAGCTCGTGTGGCATCTTGCTAAACACAAACAGAACAATCAACAGCTATGGTATCAggtttatgacaattaa